Proteins from a genomic interval of Pseudomonadota bacterium:
- a CDS encoding 4Fe-4S dicluster domain-containing protein, with protein sequence MSNSHQKRDKNLPRWGMVIDLNRCVGCHTCEIACKIENDVPLGIWRAWVKEIEKGGYPDVVRAFRPTLCNHCENPICVKVCPVNAAWQREDGIVMVDPHLCVGCRYCMSACPYEVRYIHPQKGMIDKCDFCSTRVDAGLQPSCVEACPSSARIFGNLNDPKSEVARLVATEAVATLKPEMGTGPRVYYIGLDPATMEIKREAKLIWEK encoded by the coding sequence ATGTCCAATTCGCATCAGAAAAGAGATAAAAACCTGCCGCGCTGGGGGATGGTAATCGACCTGAATCGCTGCGTCGGCTGCCATACCTGTGAAATCGCCTGTAAGATTGAAAATGATGTTCCATTGGGGATCTGGCGCGCGTGGGTCAAGGAAATTGAAAAGGGTGGATATCCGGATGTTGTCCGGGCTTTCCGACCGACACTCTGCAATCACTGTGAGAATCCGATCTGCGTCAAAGTCTGTCCGGTTAATGCCGCCTGGCAACGCGAGGACGGTATCGTTATGGTCGACCCGCATCTTTGTGTCGGTTGTCGTTACTGTATGTCGGCTTGTCCTTACGAGGTCAGATATATTCATCCCCAGAAAGGGATGATCGATAAATGTGATTTCTGCAGTACCAGGGTGGATGCTGGGCTGCAGCCGAGTTGTGTTGAGGCCTGTCCCAGCAGTGCGAGGATTTTCGGCAATCTTAACGATCCCAAGAGCGAAGTGGCCAGACTAGTAGCGACCGAGGCTGTGGCCACCCTGAAACCGGAAATGGGTACCGGTCCAAGAGTCTATTATATCGGACTTGATCCGGCGACGATGGAGATTAAGCGGGAGGCTAAACTGATATGGGAAAAGTAG
- a CDS encoding CoA transferase — MMSENVQYDLLQGLKVLDLTRLLPGPFCSMVLADYGAEVLKVEAPGEGDYLRGWAPLVDGISAFFLAVNRNKKSLTLNLKSTSGRELLRRLVLEYDVLLESFRPGVMERLGCGYQELRALKPKLIYCSITGYGHSGPEAFKAGHDLNYMAEAGVLNTTANREIPNLSGIQVADVAGGALTAAGAILAAYVRVLKGGPGAFLDISMTDGLVSMLPLLSAYHYALGLEPSPDTTIFNGQLACYQIYRTAEGREIALGALEEKFWRNFCAAVGREDLIAGDHQEPARQEYLKRELEVLFAARSAQAWRELLAGRDTCCEVLRTMAEVQADPHFQSRGMFWRLPLPDGRYLTQTNCPVMLDGFKPSAHRQAPGLGEHTDEILLGLGLSAEEIADLKAAQIV, encoded by the coding sequence ATGATGTCTGAAAATGTTCAATATGATCTTCTTCAGGGTCTTAAAGTTTTGGATCTTACCCGGCTTTTACCGGGACCTTTCTGTAGTATGGTGCTCGCCGATTACGGCGCTGAAGTTCTGAAGGTTGAAGCCCCGGGCGAGGGTGACTACTTACGGGGCTGGGCTCCGTTGGTAGATGGTATCAGCGCTTTTTTTTTAGCGGTCAATCGCAATAAAAAATCTCTGACCCTGAATCTTAAGTCGACCTCCGGTCGAGAACTGCTACGTCGGCTGGTTCTTGAGTACGATGTATTGCTGGAAAGCTTTCGCCCCGGGGTGATGGAGCGTCTGGGTTGCGGCTATCAGGAACTGCGCGCCCTGAAGCCGAAACTGATTTACTGCTCGATCACCGGTTACGGTCACAGTGGACCGGAAGCTTTCAAGGCCGGTCACGATCTTAACTATATGGCGGAAGCCGGGGTTCTCAATACCACTGCCAATCGCGAAATCCCAAATCTTTCCGGAATTCAGGTGGCCGATGTTGCCGGCGGGGCTCTGACCGCGGCCGGCGCGATTCTGGCCGCTTATGTCAGGGTGCTGAAAGGCGGCCCCGGAGCCTTTCTGGATATTTCCATGACCGATGGTTTGGTCAGCATGCTGCCTCTGCTTTCCGCATATCATTATGCCCTGGGGCTGGAGCCGTCTCCGGATACGACGATTTTTAACGGGCAGCTGGCCTGTTATCAGATCTACCGGACCGCAGAGGGGCGGGAAATTGCTCTCGGCGCTCTCGAAGAAAAATTCTGGCGCAATTTCTGCGCTGCGGTTGGTCGGGAAGACCTGATTGCCGGTGATCATCAGGAGCCGGCCCGGCAAGAATATCTGAAAAGGGAGTTGGAGGTTTTGTTTGCCGCGCGTTCGGCCCAGGCCTGGCGAGAGTTGTTGGCCGGCCGTGACACCTGTTGTGAGGTGTTGCGCACCATGGCCGAAGTCCAGGCTGATCCTCATTTTCAGTCCCGTGGGATGTTCTGGCGGCTTCCTTTGCCTGATGGGCGTTATCTTACGCAGACGAATTGTCCGGTGATGCTTGACGGCTTCAAGCCCTCCGCGCACCGGCAAGCGCCGGGTCTGGGAGAACATACAGATGAAATCCTACTTGGCCTGGGGCTCAGCGCCGAGGAAATAGCAGATCTGAAAGCAGCACAGATTGTCTGA
- a CDS encoding (Fe-S)-binding protein: MLNSLDALIIGLSLVLLLYGSARKIARWRVGEPESRKGEAGSRFAAMIASVVGHDRIMEESWPGYMHLFIFFGFMVPFLAVVFAQLHIAALAPAAAGGISLVLDLIGGLALIGLLMAVYRRYVLEAERLDERGNEDGLLLLWLFFIFLSGFAVEGLRLAITTPEGSWFAPLGSLIAFALSPFSSGFDGQTIGWVWRVHFYAVILLVGTMPYTKLFHVISGILNNYYRSTGAKGVVSLLDVENSETFGVAHVHQFTWKQLMDSDACIRCGRCQDNCPAYLTGKPLTPKKLVQDIRQCLYDKAALIKKRRSDGEDLTWGLPDDEKPLLGSYVSEDEVWSCTTCRACMEVCPMFVEHIDKVVDLRRNLVLMESSFPVEVQTVFKNFENNSNPWGLGWADRGNWAKGKDVTTFAENSAVDYLLWVGCSGSFDDRYKKVTNAFVKVLNAAGVSFSILGAEEKCCGDSARKMGNEYLYQTLAMENIETMNAYGVKNILVMCPHGYNTLKKDYRQLGGHYNVMHHTEFVAQLLREGRLQLKRPLAVRAVYHDSCYLGRYNEVYEEPRSILRELPGLELAEMERHHKRGFCCGAGGGRMWMEETLGTKINDNRVGQALAQHPEIAVTACPFCMVMFEDGLKFHNREMDVKVKDVVELVAEALEVGDV, from the coding sequence ATGCTGAATTCACTTGATGCATTGATTATCGGTTTGAGTTTAGTGCTTCTGCTTTACGGAAGCGCCAGGAAAATCGCACGGTGGCGGGTTGGTGAACCGGAAAGCCGGAAGGGGGAGGCCGGCAGTCGTTTTGCGGCCATGATCGCGTCGGTTGTTGGTCATGACCGGATTATGGAGGAATCCTGGCCCGGCTATATGCACCTGTTCATTTTCTTTGGTTTTATGGTTCCATTCCTGGCCGTGGTTTTTGCCCAGCTTCACATCGCTGCTCTGGCACCTGCGGCGGCTGGTGGTATATCCCTGGTTCTCGATCTGATCGGCGGATTGGCTCTGATCGGTCTGTTGATGGCGGTTTACCGGCGCTATGTCCTTGAAGCCGAGCGTCTTGACGAACGAGGGAACGAGGATGGCCTGCTTTTGCTCTGGCTGTTTTTTATTTTTCTCAGCGGTTTTGCGGTGGAGGGCCTGCGTCTGGCGATAACCACTCCGGAAGGAAGCTGGTTCGCCCCACTGGGATCCCTGATTGCCTTCGCCCTTTCTCCCTTCAGTTCCGGCTTTGACGGACAGACCATCGGTTGGGTCTGGAGGGTTCATTTTTACGCCGTCATCCTGCTTGTCGGCACCATGCCGTATACCAAACTTTTTCATGTAATCAGCGGTATTCTCAATAACTACTATCGTTCGACCGGAGCCAAAGGCGTCGTCAGCCTGCTTGATGTGGAAAATTCGGAGACTTTCGGGGTCGCCCATGTCCATCAATTTACCTGGAAACAACTGATGGACAGCGACGCTTGTATCCGTTGCGGTCGTTGTCAGGACAATTGTCCCGCTTATCTCACCGGCAAACCGTTGACACCCAAAAAGCTGGTCCAGGATATCCGTCAATGTCTTTACGATAAAGCCGCGCTTATCAAAAAGAGGCGGTCAGACGGAGAAGATCTTACCTGGGGGCTGCCCGATGACGAAAAGCCCTTGCTGGGCAGTTATGTGAGCGAGGACGAAGTCTGGTCCTGTACGACTTGCCGGGCTTGTATGGAAGTCTGCCCGATGTTCGTCGAGCACATTGACAAGGTTGTCGATTTGAGAAGAAATCTGGTTCTCATGGAGAGCAGTTTCCCTGTCGAAGTCCAGACCGTGTTTAAAAATTTCGAGAATAACAGCAACCCCTGGGGCCTCGGCTGGGCTGATCGGGGCAACTGGGCGAAAGGCAAGGACGTTACTACTTTCGCGGAGAACAGTGCGGTTGATTACTTGTTGTGGGTTGGTTGCTCAGGCTCTTTCGATGACCGTTACAAAAAGGTGACAAATGCTTTTGTCAAGGTTCTGAACGCGGCAGGGGTTTCGTTTTCGATTCTCGGTGCTGAAGAAAAATGTTGTGGCGATTCAGCCCGGAAAATGGGTAATGAATATCTCTATCAGACGCTGGCCATGGAAAATATTGAGACCATGAACGCTTACGGCGTTAAGAATATTCTGGTAATGTGCCCGCATGGTTACAACACTCTGAAGAAAGATTACCGGCAGTTGGGCGGACACTACAATGTCATGCATCATACCGAATTTGTCGCGCAATTGCTGCGTGAAGGGCGCTTGCAGTTGAAACGTCCTCTGGCGGTTCGGGCGGTTTATCATGATTCATGTTATCTGGGGCGCTACAATGAGGTTTATGAGGAGCCGCGCTCGATTTTGCGTGAGCTTCCCGGGCTAGAATTGGCGGAGATGGAACGCCATCACAAGCGTGGTTTCTGCTGCGGAGCCGGAGGCGGGCGCATGTGGATGGAGGAAACCCTGGGTACCAAAATCAACGATAACCGGGTCGGCCAGGCATTGGCGCAGCATCCGGAAATCGCGGTGACCGCCTGTCCCTTCTGTATGGTAATGTTTGAAGATGGGTTGAAGTTTCATAATCGGGAAATGGACGTCAAAGTTAAGGATGTGGTTGAACTGGTTGCGGAAGCCCTGGAGGTTGGGGATGTTTAG
- a CDS encoding acetyl-CoA C-acetyltransferase has product MVKDVVIVAPLRTAIGNFQGALSSLTATELGALVINGAIERAGLDKNLVDEVIMGNVVPIGLGQNPGRQAMIKAGLPMAGGAITVNKVCGSGLKAVMLAEQAIKAGDAEIIVAGGMESMSNIPYYMPGARGGLRMGNGQLVDCMVHDGLWDVVNDYHMGYTAELVSKKFSVTREAMDQYSIDSNAKALAAIENNLFADEILPVMIAQRKGDPYAFVTDEGPRATTLEALAKLRPAFDRNGIVTAGNASKISDGASCMLVMSAAKASELKLQPLARIVAQGAAGVPLEDVLVAPINSIPKVLQKAGLAINDIDLHEINEAFATSSVAIIKALGIDPARVNVNGGAVALGHPIGCSGARVLTTLIYALRRRQKRYGMASLCLGGAEAVSMVIENLA; this is encoded by the coding sequence ATGGTTAAGGATGTAGTCATTGTTGCGCCGCTGCGGACGGCGATCGGAAATTTTCAGGGCGCTCTGTCCTCTCTCACGGCGACCGAGCTTGGAGCTCTGGTCATCAACGGCGCCATCGAAAGGGCCGGCCTTGATAAGAACCTGGTTGATGAAGTAATTATGGGCAACGTCGTGCCCATCGGGCTGGGCCAGAATCCGGGTCGCCAGGCCATGATCAAAGCCGGTTTGCCCATGGCCGGCGGTGCGATTACGGTTAATAAGGTCTGCGGATCGGGTTTGAAGGCGGTGATGCTGGCTGAACAGGCGATCAAGGCCGGGGATGCTGAAATCATCGTTGCCGGCGGCATGGAAAGCATGAGTAATATTCCTTATTATATGCCTGGGGCCAGGGGCGGATTGCGCATGGGCAACGGTCAGCTTGTCGACTGCATGGTACATGACGGTCTCTGGGATGTGGTCAATGATTACCATATGGGCTATACGGCCGAGCTGGTCAGTAAAAAGTTTTCCGTTACCCGTGAAGCCATGGATCAGTATTCCATCGACTCAAATGCCAAAGCCTTGGCCGCGATAGAAAATAACCTGTTTGCCGATGAAATTTTGCCGGTGATGATAGCTCAACGCAAGGGTGATCCTTATGCCTTTGTTACGGACGAAGGACCGCGGGCGACAACTCTGGAAGCCTTGGCTAAATTGCGTCCTGCTTTTGATCGTAATGGTATTGTTACCGCCGGCAACGCCTCTAAAATCAGTGACGGGGCCAGCTGCATGCTGGTCATGAGTGCCGCTAAAGCTTCTGAACTTAAATTACAGCCTTTGGCCCGGATCGTCGCGCAAGGGGCGGCTGGGGTTCCTCTGGAGGACGTTCTGGTGGCTCCTATCAATTCGATCCCGAAGGTTTTGCAAAAGGCCGGTCTTGCAATCAATGATATCGATCTGCATGAAATAAATGAGGCTTTCGCCACCTCTAGTGTGGCTATCATCAAGGCACTTGGCATTGATCCTGCCCGTGTCAACGTCAACGGTGGCGCCGTGGCCCTGGGGCATCCGATTGGTTGTTCCGGAGCCCGGGTTCTGACTACTTTGATTTATGCCCTGCGGCGTCGGCAGAAACGTTATGGCATGGCGTCGCTTTGTCTGGGTGGCGCTGAGGCGGTATCCATGGTTATAGAAAATCTGGCTTAG
- a CDS encoding class I SAM-dependent methyltransferase gives MNLPAASDQIKVTLIMIPRLKQRAIDFIQRHAVVAGGPEGNDFTFGTLVSALSINSEENGFAKLSAAEKYLGGEVYTSFASLELKPNLEECLAKDNYPLPLTVDREGYHGERHYDFWLSGLLDYCLIKQRASAHGLELAVGSRIFDFGCATGRVLRHFAAQENGIEVWGSDINGRHVEWVRRYLPGKIRAFQSTSLPHLPLEDNYFDCLYAFSVFSHIDLLEHAWLLELRRILRKGGVAYLTVHTENTWKGMKAGDGIYDALVDGNQYIAEYDVTPSFLASPMPKDRMVFTYKTAKTYNSNVFLSTKYLVDVWGRYFDEIVIYPGGHNYQDVVLLKK, from the coding sequence ATGAATTTACCTGCGGCCAGTGACCAGATTAAGGTGACGCTAATAATGATACCAAGACTGAAACAGCGGGCAATCGATTTTATTCAACGGCACGCCGTTGTCGCTGGAGGACCGGAGGGCAATGATTTTACCTTTGGAACCCTGGTTTCAGCCCTGTCCATAAATTCGGAAGAAAATGGGTTCGCCAAGCTCAGTGCAGCTGAAAAATATCTCGGCGGTGAGGTTTATACTTCCTTTGCTTCCCTGGAGTTAAAGCCCAATCTTGAAGAATGTCTCGCCAAGGACAATTATCCTTTGCCTTTGACTGTTGACCGAGAAGGGTATCATGGTGAGAGACATTATGATTTCTGGTTGAGCGGTTTGCTTGATTATTGCTTGATAAAGCAGCGGGCTTCAGCCCATGGCTTAGAGCTGGCAGTTGGGTCACGGATTTTTGACTTTGGCTGTGCCACCGGCAGGGTGTTGCGACATTTTGCCGCCCAGGAAAATGGAATTGAAGTCTGGGGTAGTGATATCAATGGTCGTCATGTCGAATGGGTGAGACGGTATCTTCCTGGAAAGATAAGGGCTTTTCAGAGTACCAGTTTGCCTCATTTGCCCCTTGAGGATAATTATTTTGACTGTTTATATGCTTTTTCAGTTTTTTCTCACATAGATTTGCTTGAACATGCATGGTTGTTGGAACTCAGGCGCATTCTGAGAAAAGGAGGCGTCGCTTACTTGACGGTTCACACTGAAAATACCTGGAAGGGGATGAAAGCGGGAGATGGGATTTATGATGCGCTGGTCGATGGGAATCAATATATTGCAGAGTACGATGTAACCCCATCCTTTCTCGCTTCTCCCATGCCGAAAGACAGAATGGTATTTACTTATAAAACAGCTAAAACTTATAACAGCAATGTTTTTTTGAGTACAAAATACCTGGTTGATGTCTGGGGAAGATATTTTGATGAAATTGTAATTTATCCCGGCGGTCATAACTATCAGGATGTGGTCTTGCTGAAAAAATAG